The Amycolatopsis jiangsuensis nucleotide sequence GGTGAATCCGTCCCACGCCTGGCTCACCAGCGCCGGGTGCGCGAGCAGGTCGACCGCGGTGCGGGCCAGTGCGGCACCGGTCGCGAGCAGCACCGAACGGGCGCGCGCGGACACGGCCGCGGCGGCGAACTCCGGGGTGCCCACCGCATGGGCCGGGTCGAGGATCGCGACCGACGGGTGCAGCGTGGGGACGCGGACGCTCACGTCGCCCACCTCCGACCACTCCGGGACCGCGCCCGGCTCGGGTGGGCCGGCGTGCATGCCGCACGCCGCCAGGTGACTGGTGAACCGGGCGGTCAGCACAGGATTGTCCCGCAACGGCGCGTGGTCCGGGCCGATCCGGCCGACCACTGCTTTCGTGCCGGTGGCCAGCGCCGCGCCCTCGGCACAGGCGGTCACGTCGGCGACCAGCCGGTCGAGGTCCGCGGCGGCCGGGGCGCGGAGGCCGAACCGGGCCTCCGCGACCTCGGGCACCACGTCGGTGGATTCGCCGCCGCGGGTCACGATGGCCCGCACCGCGGTGCCCGGCCGGGACCGCAGCGCGGAGACCGCCGTCAAGGTCTGGACCACTCCGGCCAGCGCGTCGGAGCTCTCGCCGGGCGCGGGGCCGGACCGCGCGTGCACGGTCACCCGTAGCTCGGCGCGGGCGGCGAGCGGCGTCCAGGACCAGGTGTGCACGCCGGGACGGAAGGTCAGCACCGCGTCCGCGTCGCCGGGAACCGAGTTCGCGTCGGCGACCAGAACCGCGCGCGGCTCCCCGGCGGTGACCCGCGCGGTGGCGAGCGCGGCGCCGAGCACGGCCGCGGCAGCCACGTTGTGCCCCAGGTCCGGCCGCGTGTCGCCCGGCAGCAGGAAGACCACCGCCGGCCGTCCTTCGCCACAGCTGGCCGGGAAACCCGGCCGCACGGTGAACCCGGCGGCGGTCAGGTCCGCTTCGCCGGAGCTCACGGACCGGTCGCGGGCCAGTTCCCAGAGCCGGTCCGCCAGCTGCCCGATCTCCTGGTCGACCCGGTCGTGCCGGTCCTCGTCGGCCTCCATGCCGCACAGGTACCCAGCCGGATCGGATTTGATCCGGCCCGGTGGTGGGCAATTCGGCCGAGCCGGGGGGAGAGGACTGCGGGAAGCCACCGGGTGCTGCCGAGTTGTTTCGCGAGGCTGATCGGCGTGAACGGCAACGTGCGAGCCCACCGTGTTGCGCCCGGTGCGCCGGCTCACGGAGCTTCGGTGTCCAGTCTGGACAGCCGGGCCGACAGGTCGTCGGCGAAGCGGCCGAGCAGCCGGCCGAGCGCGGAGCGATCCTCGGGGGACCAGTCCGCCAGTGCGTCGGTGAACCAACCCAGCACGGCACCGAAGTACTTCTCCGCCGCGGCCCGTCCCGGCGCGGTGGGGGCGATCAGCCGCGCCCGCTGGTCGGCCGGGTCGGTGACGCGTTCCACCAGCCCGCGTTTCTCCAGCACCTGCACCTGACGGGTCACGTGCGGGCCGACCACCTGCAGGCGGGACGCGATCTCGCCGATCCGCAGCGGTTCGCCCGCCAGCTGGAGGGTGGTCAGGATCTGCACGGACGGGTGGTCGAGGCCGATCCCGCTCGCCTCGATCGCGCGCTCGAAGAGCCTGCCGCGGTTGAACGAGCGGCTGAGCTGGTTCAACCGCGGCAGCAGCTCCATCAGCAGTGCGCGATCGGGCTCCATCGGGGCACCTCCTTGAATACTTACCTAACTTAGGTATATAGTCGGGTCATCGCGATCGCCGGACGAGGTGGCGGTCGCCCGAGAAAAGGATACCTAAGGTAGGCATTCGCTGCCGGCCGAGGGATCGGAAGGGTGTGCTGATGACCAAGTCCGTGCTGATCTCGGGGGCGAGCATCGCCGGGCCGACGCTGGCGTACTGGCTGGATCGCTACGGCTTCGACGTGACCGTGGTGGAGAAGGCACGCACGGTGCGGGGCGGCGGGTATCCGATCGACGTGCGCGGCACGGCGATCGAAGTGATCCAGCGGATGGGCCTGCTGCCGCAGATCCGGGACGCGCACGTGGGCTCCGGCCGGCTCACGTTCTTCGACGGCGCCGGAGCGTCGATCGCCACCATCGAGCCCGAGCGGCTGACCGGCGGGGTGACCGGCCGCGACGTGGAGATCCGCCGCGGTGATTTGACCAGCGTGCTCTACGGCGCCGTCCGTGACCGCGTCGAGTTCCGGTTCTCCGACTCGATCACCGCGCTGGACGACCGCGCCGGCGGCGTCGATGTGACCTTCCGCAGTGGAACGCAGCGCACGTTCGATCTCGTGATCGGCGCGGACGGCCTGCACTCGGGCACCCGCGCGCTGACGTTCGGGCCGGAGGAGCAGTTCCACCGTTACCTGGGCTACTGCTTCGCGGGCTTCACGATGCCGAACCACCTCGGTGTCTCGCAGGAGGCACTCAGCTGGAACGTGCCCGGCCGCGGCGCGATGATCTACGCGATGGGCGGAACCGACGAGGTACACGGGTTCCTGAACTTCAGCCGCGCCGAAGCGCCGTTCCACGCCTTCACCGATCCCGCGGCGCAGCGCGAGCTGGTCGCCGCCACGTTCGCCGGAGACGGCTGGGAAGTGCCGCGGATGGTCGAGACGATGCGCGCGGCGGACGACCTGTTCTTCGACGTGGTCAGCCAGATTCACCTGCCGGTGTGGTCGAAGGGCCGGGTCGCGCTGGTCGGCGACGCCGCGTACGCGCCATCGTTCTTCTCCGGCCAGGGTTCCAGTATCGCGATCGTGGGCGCCTACCTGCTGGCACGTGGGCTGTCGGAGCTGGATCACCCGGCCGCGTTCGCCGCCTACGAGAGCGGTTCCCGCGAGTTCGTCGCGAGCAACCAGGCGCTCGCCACCGACGGCGGCAGGTTCGTCGCGCCGCGCACGGCCGAGGAACTCGAGACCCGCAACGCGGCTTTGCGAAGCCGGGCGGGCTTGCCCGGCGGTACTGCCGAAGCGGCGAATTCCATGCTGGTCCTGCCTCCGGAGCCGGCCGGCGTCTGAGGCACCCCGGCAGGTGCCGCGGGGGAAACCGTGCCAGGCTTCCCCCGCGGAGGACCCGGACGAGAAAAGGTGGGCATGAACGCTCTGGCACGCGGCGGCGGGATGCTGGCCGTGATCCTGGTCGTGGTCGGCGGTACGGCCGGCCTCGGTGCGGCACTCGGCCTCGGCGGTACGGCGGTGCTGGCCGGGCTCACCGCGATGTTCTGCTTCCTCCCCGCCTCCGGCGGGCCGCTGCGGTCGGATCTCCGGCTGCTGGCCGCGTTCGCTCCCGCGGTCGTGGTGGGTGGCGCCGGACCGCGGCTGCTGGGCGAGGCTTCGCCGGTTGCCGCGATCGCGCTGCTGGTGGTCGCGGTGTTCGTGGCGGCGTTGCTGCCGGCGCTCGGCCCGCGGTTCGTGACCGTGGGCCTCGGTCTGGGCATGGCCTCGGTGTTCGGCTACGGGTTCCAGCTCAGTGGATCGGCCACGCCGGCGCAGATCATCGGCGCGCCCGCGGTGGCCGTCGGGGTCGTGATCGTGCTGCGGCTGCTGATGGGAATCGCGGATCCGGGCAAACCGACCCGTGCCGCGCTCGCCGACGCAATGGCCGGACCGGCCCGCGAAAGCGCGGAACAGGCGGTGCGGCTGTGGCTGGCCGACCGGCCGCGCGCGTGGCAGGCGCGGGTGCTCGCGGCGACCGCCAGGACCCACGGCACGGTCGCCGTGCTGCGGGACCGGCTCCGCGCCTTCGAACCCGAGCAGGCCGAGGCGGTCACGCGGGTGCTCGACGTGGTGGACGAGAGGCTGGCCGCACTCGCCGAAACGGTGCGCGTGAAGCAGGTACCGGCAGAGCCGCCCCAGATCGACCGCGTCGATCCGGACGTGCTGCTGCCCGGAGACACCGCGGCGTTGCTCGACGAGGTGTGGGCCGCGCTGACCGACCTCCGCGACGCCGCGACCGGACGTGACGAGTCCACAGTGGAATTCCCGAGGCACGTCGTGCGGGAGGTACTGCGGCAGGAAGCCGGCGGCGCGTTGTCCTGGCGGTCGGCCCAGCTGCGGCACGCGGTGCGGTGCGCTCTCGGGATCCTGGTCGCGGTGGTGGTCGCCGCGTTCCGGCCGGGCGACCCGCTGACGGTTTCGTTCCTCATGACGACGTTCGCGATCATGCAGCCGGAGTGGCGGGACACGCTGACCAAGGCCTGGCAGCGCGGGGCAGGTGCGGCGGCCGGCGCGGTGGTGCTGGCGCTCGCGCTGTGGCTGCTCCCGCAGTCCGCGCTGCTGCCGCTGGGGATCGTCGCGCTGCTCGTCGGTTTCCCGTTCCTGCAGACGAAACCGATGGTGTTCAACGCGTGCATCGTGCTGATGGCGGTCGGGGTGAACGCGAGCACCCGGCATCTCGACGCGGTGTCCACGCTCCTGGAGTACCTGCTGCTGGTCCTGCTGGCAGTGGTGATCGGCCTGCTCTTCGGCTTCGCCGCGGTGCCCGGGGCGCCGAAACCATCGGTGGCACAACGGGTGTCGACCGCGGTCGAGGCGACCGGCGAGCTGCTCGGCACCGTCGGGTCCCGGCTGCGCGGCGGGGCCGGCCGGCGCGAGGTGGGGATGCGGTTCCGCGCCGCGGCTCGGACAGTGCAGGACCTGCTGAACCCGGAAGCGGGCAGCCGGGAGCCCGGTGTGGAACAGCGGAGCGCGCTCGACGAGCTGGGCGAAGGGTTGCGGGGCCTGACGGCGTCCGCGGGCGCGCTCGTGCAGCGCGGTGCGGAGTCCCCGGCGATGGCGGAGTTCGCGGACCGCGCGGCACGGGCGCTGTCCGGTGGCGGGGACCTGCCCGAACCGCCGCCGTCCGCCGACGAGGAGGAGCGGCTGCTCGCCGATCTCGTACTGGCCGATCTGCGCCGGGTGCGCGGTGGTGCCGGGGCGTTCGCGGCGGCTTGAGCCGGAAACCGGTGGCGCACCGGCGTTCCGTTGCCCGCGCCACCGCAGCCGTCCGCTCCGCACGGCTGCGGTGGCGGGCCCGGGGCATAGTGGTGGCATGAGTCCCGATCTTCCCCTCTCCCCGGATGCCGGGCGGCCGCTCGACGGAATCACCGTCGTCGCTGTCGAACAGGCGGTCGCCGCGCCGCTGGCGACGCGGCACCTCGCCGATCTCGGCGCCCGGGTGATCAAGGTCGAGCGCGTCGGCGGCGGCGATTTCGCCCGGGACTACGACCACGTCGTGCACGGCACCGGCGCGCACTTCACCTGGCTCAACCGCGGCAAGGAATCCCTCGCGGTGGACCTGAAAACCGGCGAGGGCCGGGACGTCGTACGACGGCTGGCCACCCGGGCGGACGTGGTCGTGCAGAACCTCGCGCCGGGCGCGGCCGCACGGCTCGGGCTCGGCGCGGCGGACCTGCGGGCGCAGCGTCCCGAACTGGTCGTGGTCGATCTGTCCGGCTACGGCTCCGGCGGGCCGATGGAGCAGCGCAAGGCCTACGACATGCTGGTGCAGGCCGAGGCCGGCCTGATCGCGATCACCGGCACGCCGGAAACACCGGTGAAGACCGGCATTCCCACCTCCGACATCGCCGCCGGCATGTACTGCGTGCAGGCCGTGCTCGCCGCGCTGCTGCGCCGGTGGCGGACCGGCGTGGGTGCCGAAGTCGAGGTCTCGATGTTCGAGGCGACGGTGGAGTGGATGGGATACGGGCTCTACACCGGGATGTACACCGGAGAGCAGCCTGCGCGGATGGGCCTGAGCCACAGCTCGATCGCGCCGTACGACGCCTATCCGACAAGGGACGGGCAGCTGCTCATCGGCGTGCAGAACGATCGCGGCTGGCGCACGCTCGTCACCTCGGTACTGGAAAGCCCGGAGCTCGCCGAAGATCCGCGCTTCGCCACCAACGTCGAGCGCGTACGCCACCGGGCGGAGTGCGACGCCGCGGTCGCCGCACGCACCTCCCGGTGGACCAACGCCGAACTCGACGCGCGGTTGTCCGCCGCGGGGATACCCGCGGCACAGGTGAAAAGCGTCGCGGACGTGGTGTCCCATCCGCAGCTGCGTGCCCGTGACCGGTGGCGCACCATCGCCACCGAGCACGCCCGGGTGGACGCCCTCCTGCCGCCGGTGACCTTCGCGGATGTCGAAGCGCGCATGGGGGACGTCCCGGCGGTGGGGGAGCACACCCGCGCACTGCTGGCGGAGTCCGGGACGGACGCCGACGACCTCCTCCGCCGCGGGATCGCCGAGCAGGCCGGGGCCTGAGGCCGGTACCGCCGTTCCGGTGATTTCGGTACCGGTGCGGCTGTGTCCACAGTGGTCGGTTTCTGGCCGGTTCCGGTCCTGGTTGTCGGCCGGGCTTGTCCGGTTCGGGATACGAGTCTCTGTTCTGCTGGCCTTGCGCGCACTTGTGCCGCCGGGCCGTTGTGTCCGGTGGGCCGGGCGGGGACCGTCGGATGGCCGGTGCTCGGCAGTGTGCCCCGGAGAGACCCCCGGCCCACCCTAGGCGGAGGGTGGGCCGGGCCCGGGTCAGCGTGCGTCGAAGGTCCACCGGGCTTGCGCGCCCGGGCCGACCACCAGCGTCGAATGACCGATCCGCTCCACGTGCCGGTAGTGCACCGGGTGGTTCAGCGCGAAGTCGGCCTGGCGCATGCCGGTCCTGTCCACCGGCACGGCCTCGAGCCGGATGGCGGTGCCGCTGCCGGTCGCGAGCACGCCACCCGGCACGTCGGTCACGGTCATCCCGCCGGCCCGCAACAGGGGAGTGGTGCTGTCGAGGTCCCGCTGGGTCATCGCGAGCCGGACCCCGGTCACGTCGCGCATCAGGTGGTCGCGGTAGCCGTCGGGCAGGTACCGCTCGCGGCCGACGTCCCCGGGGTGGCTCGGCGGTTCGGTGTCGCTGCGCGGATCGGCGAAGTAGCCGGGGAGGTATTCCATGCCCCAGGCGCCGAACGTGTCGTACTCCCCGGTGGTGAAGACCGCGTCGAACCACGGCACCGGCACGCCGTCGCCGAAGTCGCGGGTCTGCTGCAGCTGCACCGGGTTCGCGACCCCCAGTTCGCGCAGGCGCTGCACCACCGTCGGCAGCTCGCCCTCGTTCTCGGTGGACACCCCCATGCCGCCGGCGCCGAGTTCCCCGTCCTTGCCCGGCACGTCGCCGGTGCCGAACAGTTCGAGGTAGGTTTCCCGGCCCATCAGGTAACGGCCGGTCCAGGTCTCGTCGCCGGAGCCGGTCGTGGTGCGGATCTGCAGGTTGGCGAACGTGCGGAGATAGCCGGAGTGTTCGATGGCGTCGGCGGTTTCCCGGTCGAACACCCCGTAGGCGTGGTTGAAGGACAGCAGTGGTGGTGCCCCGGTGGCGTGTGCGGTGCCCGCCCCGGCGAGCGTGGCCACCACGACCGCGGCGAGGGTGCCGGCGCAGGCGGTGGTCAGGGCCCGGACGAACTTCGTGGTTCTTCGCTGGATCGACATGCGGGGAAGCTAGGCCGCACGGGCTTCCGGAGATGCCGGTTCGCCGAAATCCGACCCGTTCGGCCGCGCCGGACGCCGAATTACGCGAATCGCCCACTGGATAAGGCAGACACGGGAAATTGGTTCACCTGGAGCAGTGACAGTGTCCTGGCTGATGTAACAGAATCGGGGCCGCGCGTCACCTGTCCGGGTGACGCGCTTCGCGAGGGCACCAGAAAGGACCTGTCATGTCAGCAGCACACTGGGGGAGAAGGCGCCTGGCCGGCGCCGTGCTCGCCGCGTCCGCCACCCTGCTCGTGGCGACCGCGGCGACTGCCGGCACTGCGACTGCCGGTACCGCGACTGCCGGTACCGCGACGGCCGGCACTTCGGCCGCCGGCACCGGGACTCCCGGCATCGGAACCTCCAGCGCCGAGGCCACCGACCCGGGGAGCACCGCACCCGGCGACAGCCCGGACAACCACCAGATGGGCGCCTCCATCCGGGCCCACGACGGTGCGGCCGGCGCCGCGGCCCCGGCGCCGGCTTCGGCCGAGGCCACCACGCCGGGCATCGACGTGAGCAGCTACCAGGGTGCCGTCGACTGGCCGGGATACTGGAAACAGGGCAAGAAGTTCGCCTACGTCAAGGCGACCGAGGGCACCGGCTACCAGAATCCCGACTTCAGCCAGCAGTACACCGGTTCCTACGACGTCGGCATGATCCGCGGGGCCTACCACTACGCGCGCCCCGACCTGTCCGGCGGCGCCGCGCAGGCCGACTACTTCGCCGCGCACGGCGGTGGCTGGTCCAAGGACGGCAAGACGCTGCCGGGCACGCTGGACATCGAGTGGGGGTCCAGTTCGGACTGCTACGGCCTGAGCCAGGCGGCGATGGTCTCGTGGATCAAGGCGTTCAGCGACGAGTACCACAAGAAGACGACCCGCTGGCCGGTGATCTACACCGCGACGAGCTGGTGGACCGAATGCACCGGCAACAAGGGTGACTTCAGCGCCACGAACCCGCTCTGGGTCGCGCGCTACGCCTCTTCGGCGGGCACCCTGCCCTACAACTGGGGCTTCTACACCTTCTGGCAGTACACCTCGACGCCGCTCGACCAGGACTACTTCAGCGCCGGCACCGACCGGCTGAAGGCACTGGCCGACGGCTGACACCCCGTGAGTGCTGAGGCCGGTGAGAACCGGCCTCAGCACTCACGAGAGGCGACTCGCGGCGTCGGTGATGGCCTCGTCCAGGATTGCCGCGCCGCGGGACAGTTCCTCTTCGGTCGCGGTCAGTGGCGGGGCGATCCGGAAGGTGCCGCCCATTCCGGGCAGCTGCACGATGTTCATGTGCAGCCCCAGTTCGTAACAGCGCTGGGTGACCGCGGCGCCGAGCCGGTCCGCGCCGCCCGTGCCGAGCACGTCGTCGCCGACGAGTTCCATGCCCAGCAACAGTCCACGGCCGCGGACGTCGCCGACCAGCTCCTGGTGCGCGGCGATCTTGTCCAGCTCGCCGCGCAGGTACCGGCCCCGCTCGCGGGCACGCACGTCCATCCGCTCGCCGATCAGCACGTCGAGCACGGTGTTGCCGACCGCAGCCGGCAGCGGGTCGTTCACGTGCGTGGTGAAGAACAGGAAACCGCGCTCGTGCGCCTGCGCCTCGATCTCCGGACTGGTCAGCACCGCGGCCAGCGGCAGACCGGCGCCGAGGGTCTTGGACAGCGTGAGGATGTCCGGCACGACGCCCTCGTGTTCGAAGGCGTACCAGTCGCCGGTGCGGCACAGGCCGGTCTGCGCTTCGTCGACGATCAGCAGCATGTCCCGTTCGTGGCACTTCTGCGCGAGCGCGGCCAGGTAGCCCGCGGGCAGTTCGATGACGCCGCCGGAGCTGAGGATCGGCTCCACCAGGCACGCGGCGAGGCTGCCGGCCGACTGCGCGTCGATCAAATCGAAGCCGAGATCGAGCTGACGGCGCCAGTCGAGCTCGCCGTTCGCGTCGACGAGGTCCGGGTGGAAGCTCTGCGGTACCGGCAGCGCGAAGTTGCCCGGCGCGGACGGCCCGTAGCCGCGCCGCCCGGCACTGTAGGTGGCGTTCGCGGCGGCCAGCGTCATGCCGTGCCAGGACCGGGCGAACGACACGATCTCGTACTTGCCGGTGACGAGCTTCGCCATCCGCACCGCGGCCTCGTTCGACTCCGCCCCGGTGCTCAGCAGCAGTGCCTTCGACAGCGACGCGGGCAGCGTGCCGGCGAGCCGGGTGGCCAGGTCCACCACGGGACGGCTGAGCATGCTGCTGTGCAGGTGGTCCAGGTGCGCGGCCTGCTCGCGCACGGTCGCCACGATCGCCGGATGTCCGTGGCCGAGGATGGCGCTCATCTGACCGGAGGTGAAGTCGAGCAGCTCCCGGCCGCTCTCGGTGAAGACCGAGGTGCCCTCGGCGCGGGTGATGACCTCGGGGCTGAACCCGGCGTGGCCGGAGTAGCGGATCAGGTGCTGTTCGTGCTCGGCTGCGGCGAAGTCCATGGCTTCGACGGTAAGGACCGCACGCTGCACGCGTCCATCGCACAGTCCTGACCGATCTGTTCGTCAGAACCGTACAATCGCCGTCATGCTCAGTTCCTGGCGGTTGCAGCTGCTCAGCAGGCTGGAAACGCTCGGGACCGTCCGCGCGGTCGCCGAGAGCCTGCACCTGAGCGCGTCGACGGTGTCGCAGCAGCTCGCCGTGCTCGAGACGGAAACCCGCTCCCGGCTCCTGGAACGCAGCGGCCGCCGGGTGCGGCTGACCCCGGCCGGGCTGCTGCTGGCCCGGCGCGGCCGGGAAATCCTCGACCAGATGGCCGAGGCCGAGGACGAGCTGCGGGCGCTGAACGACGAACCGATCGGCACCGTGCGGCTCGGGGTGTTCCAGAGCGCGGTCTTCACCCTCGCGGTACCGGCCGCGACGCGGCTTGCCACCACGCATCCGCACCTGCACGTCGAGCTGATCGAATCGGAACCGCACGAGAGTGCGGCGGCGTTGCGGGCGGGCGAGGTGGACGTCATCGTCACCACCACCGACTACACCGGGCTTTCCTGGGGTGCGGACCTGGAGATCATCCCGCTGGGCACGGATCCGGTCGTGCTGGTGCTGCCGCCGGGCCACCGGCTCGCGCGCCGTCCGGCGGTCAGCCTCGCGACCTGCGTGGACGAGACCTGGGCGGGCGACCGGCCGCAGTCGTACATGGCGCAGCTGACCGAACGGCTGTGCCGGGAGGCGGGATTCGAACCGCGGATCGCCTGCCGGTTCGGCAACTGCCTGATGCAGCTGCGGCACGTGGAATCGGGCGCCTCGATCGCGTTGCTGCCCGCACTGGCGGTGGGCCCGGACCACGCGGTGGTGACGCGGGAGCTGAGCACTCCGGTGTATCGCAACATCACCATCGTGGTCCGTCGCGGCGGCACGAAACGCGCGGCGGTGAACGCGGTCGTCGCCGCCCTGCGCGACCATCCCGAGATCCCGGAACTGTCCACACCGGACCGGGACCCGACTCATCCCGGCCGGGCGGTCAGTCCTTTCGCGACGGAGGAGACGAGTTCGTAGGACGCGCGGCGGTCGGCGTGGTCGAACACCCGGGTGGTGATCATCAGCTCGCCGGTGCCCGTTTCGTCGAGCACGGCCTGCAGCTGCTCCCGCACTGTCGCCGGGGATCCCACCACGAGACCACGGGAGCGGACGGCGATTTCCGCGCGCTCCTCGTCGGTCCAGGGATACTTCGCGGCTTCGCCGGGTGGCGGCAGTCGGATGCTGCCACCGCGCAGCCGTTGCAGAATCTTCAACCGGGTGGGGCCGGCCAGCCATTCGGCGTGTTCGTCGGTCTCGGCCGCGATCACGGCCACGCTGACCAGACTCGCCGGGGCCGGGATGCGGCCGGGCCGGAACTCCGTGCGGTAGCGGTGGAGCGCCGCCGCCGCGTCGCCGGGGTTGAGGTGGCGGGCGAACGCGTAGGGCAGTCCCCGTGCCGCGGCCAACTGTGCGCTGGTCGTGGTGGAGCCGAGCAGCCACACCGCGGGGGTGTTCCCGTCCGCCGGAATCGCTCGTACCGGCTGGGTTCCGTCCAGGTAGCCGAGCAGTTCCTCGAGCCGGCCGGGGAAATCCGTGGCGGTCCGCTCGCTTTCGGGGCGTACCGCGTCCGCGGCGCGCGAGGATCCGCCGGGGGCGCGGCCGACGCCGAGATCGATCCGCCCGGGGTGGAACGCGGTGAGGGTGCCGAACTGCTCGGCCACCACGATCGGCGCGTGGTGCGGCAGCAGTACGCCACCCGAGCCGACCCGCAACCGGTGCGTCGCGGCCGCGAGGCGCCCCGCGACGACGGCGGGGGCCGCGCTCGCCACCCCGGCCATGCCGTGGTGCTCCGCCGTCCAGTACCGGTGGTAGCCCAGGTCGTCGGCCAGCACGGCGAGGTCCAGCGTGTGCTGCAGTGCCTCCCGTGCCGTCGACCCCGCGACGACCGGCGACGTGTCCAGCACGGAGATCCGCACGTCGGACTCCTGCGCTTGCGCCACCGGGCCATCCTTTCCCACCCGGGCCGTGGCCGCTAGACGTCCGGGACCGCCGCGGGTTGCCCGGCCGGGTGTCTCCGGGCCGGATCGGTGCCGGTTCGCCCCCGCCGAGTGGCTCGCCCCGGCGCGGGCTGCTATCCATGAACTGTCCTAAGTGCACAGTCTGCTTCGCGGAGGGAACGATCGATGACAGTCCGGGCAGCACGCCTGGCCGGGGTGGCCGGGGTGGCCGTCACGGTGCTGGGCCTGACCACGGTGCCCGCCGCGGCCGCGGCGGATTCCGGGATCACGTTCGCCGAATGCGCACCCGAACTCGGCGCGCCACGCGGGACCGGCTGCGCCCAGCTCGCCGTGCCCCTCGACTACACCGACGCCGCGGGCAAGCAGATCACGCTCACGCTCGCCGCGGCGGGCTCACTCGACGCGCCGGACGTGCTGGTGGTCAACCCCGGTGGTCCGGGGGAGTCCGGTATCGGCACGCCGCAGCAGGTGGTGGCCTCGATGTCGCCGGAACTGCGGGACAAGTACCTCGTGGTCAGCTTCGATCCGCGAGGGGTCGGCGCCAGTTCACCGGTGGACTGCGGGGACACCTCGGGGCTCGTGCCCACGCCGATGCCGCCCAACGAGCCGGCGGACGCGGACCAGGAGCAGCAGCGGGTCGGGATCGCCCGGAGCATCGCCGACGCGTGCGCGCAGCACTCCGGCGACCTCCTGCCGCACATCACCACGCAGAACACCGCGCGGGACATGGACCGGATCCGGACCGCGCTGGGCAAGGACAAGCTCGACTACCTCGGCTACTCCTACGGGACGGAACTCGGCGCGACCTACGCGACGATGTTTCCCGCCACCAGTGGGAAAATGGTGCTGGACAGCGTCGTTGACCCCACCGCGAGCGGCTACGAGTCCGGGTTCGAGCAGGATCCGGCCCTGCAGCACCGGGCAGGGCAGTTCTTCGAGTGGGCCGCGAAGCAGGACGCGACCTACCACCTGGGCACGACCGGTGACGCGGTCGCCGGCACCTGGAACGACCTTCGCGGCAAGCTCGGCGCGGAACCGCTCGAGAACAAGGTGGGCAGCGCGGAACTGGACAACATGCTGGCGTCCACGATGTACATCGACGCGTCCTGGCCGACCCTGGCCAGGGCGGTGACCGACTACCGGGCCGGCGAGACCAGTGCCCTCACCTCGGCGGCCGGCCAGCTGGCGCTTTCCGCGGTGAACGG carries:
- a CDS encoding aspartate aminotransferase family protein, translated to MDFAAAEHEQHLIRYSGHAGFSPEVITRAEGTSVFTESGRELLDFTSGQMSAILGHGHPAIVATVREQAAHLDHLHSSMLSRPVVDLATRLAGTLPASLSKALLLSTGAESNEAAVRMAKLVTGKYEIVSFARSWHGMTLAAANATYSAGRRGYGPSAPGNFALPVPQSFHPDLVDANGELDWRRQLDLGFDLIDAQSAGSLAACLVEPILSSGGVIELPAGYLAALAQKCHERDMLLIVDEAQTGLCRTGDWYAFEHEGVVPDILTLSKTLGAGLPLAAVLTSPEIEAQAHERGFLFFTTHVNDPLPAAVGNTVLDVLIGERMDVRARERGRYLRGELDKIAAHQELVGDVRGRGLLLGMELVGDDVLGTGGADRLGAAVTQRCYELGLHMNIVQLPGMGGTFRIAPPLTATEEELSRGAAILDEAITDAASRLS
- a CDS encoding LysR substrate-binding domain-containing protein — its product is MLSSWRLQLLSRLETLGTVRAVAESLHLSASTVSQQLAVLETETRSRLLERSGRRVRLTPAGLLLARRGREILDQMAEAEDELRALNDEPIGTVRLGVFQSAVFTLAVPAATRLATTHPHLHVELIESEPHESAAALRAGEVDVIVTTTDYTGLSWGADLEIIPLGTDPVVLVLPPGHRLARRPAVSLATCVDETWAGDRPQSYMAQLTERLCREAGFEPRIACRFGNCLMQLRHVESGASIALLPALAVGPDHAVVTRELSTPVYRNITIVVRRGGTKRAAVNAVVAALRDHPEIPELSTPDRDPTHPGRAVSPFATEETSS
- a CDS encoding LLM class flavin-dependent oxidoreductase — its product is MAQAQESDVRISVLDTSPVVAGSTAREALQHTLDLAVLADDLGYHRYWTAEHHGMAGVASAAPAVVAGRLAAATHRLRVGSGGVLLPHHAPIVVAEQFGTLTAFHPGRIDLGVGRAPGGSSRAADAVRPESERTATDFPGRLEELLGYLDGTQPVRAIPADGNTPAVWLLGSTTTSAQLAAARGLPYAFARHLNPGDAAAALHRYRTEFRPGRIPAPASLVSVAVIAAETDEHAEWLAGPTRLKILQRLRGGSIRLPPPGEAAKYPWTDEERAEIAVRSRGLVVGSPATVREQLQAVLDETGTGELMITTRVFDHADRRASYELVSSVAKGLTARPG
- a CDS encoding alpha/beta hydrolase, whose protein sequence is MTVRAARLAGVAGVAVTVLGLTTVPAAAAADSGITFAECAPELGAPRGTGCAQLAVPLDYTDAAGKQITLTLAAAGSLDAPDVLVVNPGGPGESGIGTPQQVVASMSPELRDKYLVVSFDPRGVGASSPVDCGDTSGLVPTPMPPNEPADADQEQQRVGIARSIADACAQHSGDLLPHITTQNTARDMDRIRTALGKDKLDYLGYSYGTELGATYATMFPATSGKMVLDSVVDPTASGYESGFEQDPALQHRAGQFFEWAAKQDATYHLGTTGDAVAGTWNDLRGKLGAEPLENKVGSAELDNMLASTMYIDASWPTLARAVTDYRAGETSALTSAAGQLALSAVNGPQLAYNCADDEWPADWRKWHADTTRAATESPLFAWLNTWYSAPCAFWKAPTAPPLEIGSGDVPPVLLVQAKDDSATPFPGAQRMQRAFEGSRMVLSDGGNHGQFLFDQNDCVDKPVTQYLLTGQLPAADVKCAAPPAPGE